In Rhinoderma darwinii isolate aRhiDar2 chromosome 9, aRhiDar2.hap1, whole genome shotgun sequence, the following are encoded in one genomic region:
- the PYGM gene encoding glycogen phosphorylase, muscle form, which translates to MSRPLTDQEKRKQISVRGLAGAENVSALKTNFNRHLHFTLVKDRNVANTRDYYFALAHTVRDHLVGRWIRTQQHYYEHDPKRIYYISLEFYMGRTLQNTMVNLGLENACDEATYQLGLDMEELEEIEEDAGLGNGGLGRLAACFLDSMATLGLAAYGYGIRYEFGIFNQKISNGWQVEEADDWLRYGNPWEKARPEYMLPVHFYGRVQHTPQGAEWVDTQVVLALPYDTPIPGYKNNTCNTMRLWSAKAPNEFNLKDFNVGGYIQAVLDRNLAENISRVLYPNDNFFEGKELRLKQEYFVVAATLQDLIRRFKSSKFGCRDAVRTSFDAFPEKVAIQLNDTHPSLAIPELMRLFLDVEKMDWDKAWDLTVRTCAYTNHTVLPEALERWPVHLLQNLLPRHLEIIFEINQRHLNRVSSMFPGDLDRLCRMSLVEEGSVKRINMAHLCIVGAHAVNGVAQIHSDIIKDTVFHDFYEMDPHKFQNKTNGITPRRWLVLCNPGLAEVIAERIGEEYITNLDLLKKLLNFVNDDAFIRDVAKVKQENKLKFARYLETEYKVKINPNSMFDVHVKRIHEYKRQLLNCLHVITLYNRIKKDPSKQWAPRTVMIGGKAAPGYHVAKMIIKLITSVGDVINNDPAVGDRLKLIFLENYRVSLAEKVVPAADLSEQISTAGTEASGTGNMKFMLNGALTIGTMDGANVEMAEEAGEENLFIFGMRVPDVEHLDREGYNARSYYERIPELRQVIDQLNSGYFSPKQPDLLKDIVNMLMNHDRFKVFADYEDYIRCQESVSALYKNPREWTRKVIHNIAGSGKFSSDRTIAQYAREIWGVEPSTLKIPPPDIPRE; encoded by the exons GCTCAAGACTAACTTTAACCGTCACTTACACTTCACCCTTGTGAAGGATCGTAATGTGGCCAATACCCGTGACTACTACTTTGCCCTCGCGCACACTGTGCGTGATCATCTGGTCGGTCGGTGGATCCGTACGCAACAGCACTACTATGAGCATGACCCCAAG AGGATTTACTACATCTCCTTGGAGTTTTATATGGGCCGCACACTGCAGAACACCATGGTAAATCTGGGTCTTGAAAATGCCTGTGATGAGGCTACATATCAG CTTGGACTGGACATGGAAGAGCTTGAGGAGATTGAGGAAGATGCAGGCTTGGGAAATGGTGGTCTGGGAAGACTGGCGG CTTGTTTTCTGGACTCCATGGCCACCCTCGGTCTGGCTGCATACGGGTATGGAATTCGATATGAATTTGGAATCTTCAACCAGAAGATATCCAATGGCTGGCAG GTGGAGGAGGCAGATGACTGGCTGAGGTATGGAAACCCATGGGAAAAAGCTCGACCAGAGTACATGCTTCCTGTACATTTCTATGGTAGAGTCCAACACACACCTCAAGGTGCGGAGTGGGTGGATACCCAG GTTGTTCTTGCTCTTCCATATGACACCCCGATTCCAGGATATAAAAATAACACTTGTAACACCATGAGGCTGTGGTCAGCAAAAGCTCCCAATGAATTCAACTTGAAGGATT TCAATGTGGGTGGCTACATCCAGGCTGTATTAGATCGTAATCTTGCAGAGAACATCTCACGTGTCCTCTATCCAAATGATAAT TTCTTTGAAGGtaaagaattacgtctgaaacaggAGTATTTTGTTGTGGCCGCTACTCTTCAAGATTTAATCAGACGCTTCAAATCCTCTAAGTTTGGGTGCCGCGATGCAGTCCGCACCTCCTTTGATGCATTTCCTGAAAAG gttgccATACAACTCAATGACACTCATCCATCTCTGGCTATCCCTGAACTTATGAGATTATTTCTAGATGTTGAAAAGATGGACTGGGATAAG GCCTGGGATCTGACCGTCCGCACATGTGCTTATACCAACCACACCGTGTTACCTGAGGCCTTAGAGCGCTGGCCAGTTCATCTCCTGCAGAATTTGCTTCCAAGACATCtggagatcatctttgaaattaaTCAGAGACACCTCAAT CGAGTCTCTTCCATGTTTCCTGGAGACCTAGACCGCTTGTGCAGAATGTCTCTTGTTGAAGAGGGCTCTGTTAAGCGTATTAATATGGCGCATTTGTGCATTGTGGGCGCCCATGCGGTAAATGGCGTTGCTCAGATTCACTCTGATATCATAAAAGACACTGT TTTCCATGATTTCTATGAAATGGACCCTCATAAGTTCCAGAACAAGACTAATGGCATCACTCCCCGGCGCTGGCTGGTGTTGTGTAATCCAGGGCTGGCTGAAGTCATTGCAGAG CGCATTGGAGAGGAATATATAACTAACCTCGACCTGCTGAAGAAGCTGCTGAACTTTGTGAATGATGATGCATTTATCAGAGATGTTGCAAAAGTCAAGCag gaaaataagctAAAGTTTGCTCGGTACTTGGAAACTGAGTACAAAGTGAAGATTAACCCAAACTCCATGTTTGATGTCCATGTGAAGAGAATCCATGAATACAAGCGACAACTACTAAACTGCCTGCACGTGATCACCTTATACAACC GCATAAAGAAGGATCCAAGCAAGCAGTGGGCACCCAGAACAGTGATGATCGGAGGAAAG GCTGCTCCTGGGTATCATGTGGCCAAGATGATCATCAAATTGATCACTTCTGTGGGAGATGTTATCAACAATGACCCTGCAGTGGGAGACAGGCTCAAACTCATATTCTTGGAGAACTATCGTGTTTCCCTTGCAGAGAAAG TGGTTCCTGCTGCTGACCTTTCTGAGCAGATCTCTACTGCTGGCACTGAGGCATCTGGCACAGGAAATATGAAGTTCATGTTAAATGGGGCGCTTACTATTGGCACCATGGATGGAGCCAATGTGGAAATGGCTGAAGAAGCTGGAGAAGAAAACCTCTTCATCTTTGGCATGAGAGTACCTGATGTGGAACATCTAGACCGTGAAGG CTACAATGCCCGATCGTATTATGAGAGGATTCCGGAGCTCAGGCAGGTGATTGATCAGCTTAATTCCGGATATTTCTCCCCAAAACAACCTGACCTCCTCAAGGACATTGTCAACATGTTGATGAATCATGACAG GTTCAAAGTGTTTGCAGATTATGAAGATTATATCAGATGTCAAGAATCTGTCAGTGCGCTTTACAAG AACCCCAGAGAATGGACTCGCAAGGTGATTCACAACATTGCTGGATCAGGAAAGTTTTCCAGCGACCGGACAATTGCTCAGTATGCCCGGGAAATATGGGGTGTAGAGCCTAGCACCTTGAAAATTCCTCCTCCTGATATTCCACGTGAATAA